A portion of the Symphalangus syndactylus isolate Jambi chromosome 13, NHGRI_mSymSyn1-v2.1_pri, whole genome shotgun sequence genome contains these proteins:
- the RAB3D gene encoding ras-related protein Rab-3D, with translation MASAGDPPAGPRDAADQNFDYMFKLLLIGNSSVGKTSFLFRYADDSFTPAFVSTVGIDFKVKTVYRHDKRIKLQIWDTAGQERYRTITTAYYRGAMGFLLMYDVANQESFAAVQDWATQIKTYSWDNAQVILVGNKCDLEDERVVPAEDGRRLADDLGFEFFEASAKENINVKQVFERLVDVICEKMNESLEPSSSSGSNGKGPAVGDAPAPQPSSCSC, from the exons ATGGCATCAGCTGGAGACCCCCCGGCAGGCCCACGGGATGCAGCAGATCAGAACTTCGACTATATGTTCAAACTGCTACTGATAGGCAACAGCAGCGTGGGCAAGACTTCCTTCCTGTTCCGATATGCGGACGACTCCTTCACGCCCGCCTTCGTCAGTACTGTGGGCATCGACTTCAAGGTCAAGACCGTCTACCGCCATGACAAGAGGATCAAGCTGCAGATCTGg GACACGGCGGGCCAGGAGCGCTACCGCACCATCACCACAGCCTACTACCGGGGCGCCATGGGCTTCCTGCTCATGTATGACGTCGCCAATCAGGAATCCTTTGCCGCTGTGCAGGACTG GGCCACGCAAATCAAGACCTACTCCTGGGACAACGCCCAGGTCATCCTGGTGGGGAACAAGTGTGACCTGGAGGACGAACGTGTCGTGCCTGCTGAGGATGGCCGGAGGCTCGCCGACGACCTTG GTTTCGAGTTCTTTGAAGCCAGTGCCAAGGAGAACATCAATGTGAAGCAGGTCTTCGAGCGCCTGGTGGATGTCATCTGCGAGAAGATGAACGAGTCCCTGGAACCCAGCTCCAGCTCAGGCAGCAACGGAAAAGGCCCAGCCGTGGGGGATGCTCCAGCCCCCCAGCCCAGCAGCTGCAGCTGCTAG
- the TMEM205 gene encoding transmembrane protein 205 isoform X1 translates to MGTWGGDGNKRGTGKCPNTLVVPIPCRFPAFPRPSPTYLRTSAEQTLPLLLPHLHGLCLHQPLHLGFTACLGSAHILGGQPALPAVPEPYAGHCQRPLAGTPHHSCHVGPANRGEGARPGWGGTRQPPGSRSLPPAAREGPQVQCSPPEFLPLPWAVLSLQSGLRPGQWALSRRPCPGNKEPLAWALHANKCFFRNGCCLFFFSPTRSRGRGRQG, encoded by the exons ATGGGTACCTGGGGTGGGGATGGAAATAAGAGGGGAACCGGGAAGTGCCCTAACACCCTTGTGGTCCCCATACCCTGCAGGTTTCCTGCTTTTCCGAGGCCTTCCCCGACATACCTTCGGACTAGTGCAGAGCAAACTCTTCCCCTTCTACTTCCACATCTCCATGGGCTGTGCCTTCATCAACCTCTGCATCTTGGCTTCACAGCATGCCTGGGCTCAGCTCACATTCTGGGAGGCCAGCCAG CTTTACCTGCTGTTCCTGAGCCTTATGCTGGCCACTGTCAACGCCCGCTGGCTGGAACCCCGCACCACAGCTGCCATGTGGGCCCTGCAAACCGTGGAGAAGGAGCGAGGCCTGGGTGGGGAGGTACCAGGCAGCCACCAGGGTCCCGATCCCTACCGCCAGCTGCGAGAGAAGGACCCCAAGTACAGTGCTCTCCGCCAGAATTTCTTCCGCTACCATGGGCTGTCCTCTCTTTGCAATCTGGGCTGCGTCCTGGGCAATGGGCTCTGTCTCGCCGGCCTTGCCCTGGAAATAAGGAGCCTCTAGCATGGGCCCTGCATGCTAATAAATGCTTCTTCAGAAATggctgctgtcttttttttttttcccccacgagaagcagagggaggggcaggcaaGGGTAG
- the TMEM205 gene encoding transmembrane protein 205 isoform X2, protein MEEGGNLGGLIKMVHLLVLSGAWGMQMWVTFVSGFLLFRGLPRHTFGLVQSKLFPFYFHISMGCAFINLCILASQHAWAQLTFWEASQLYLLFLSLMLATVNARWLEPRTTAAMWALQTVEKERGLGGEVPGSHQGPDPYRQLREKDPKYSALRQNFFRYHGLSSLCNLGCVLGNGLCLAGLALEIRSL, encoded by the exons ATGGAGGAAGGCGGGAACCTAGGAGGCCTGATTAAGATGGTCCATCTACTGGTCTTGTCAGGTGCCTGGGGCATGCAAATGTGGGTGACCTTCGTCTCAG GTTTCCTGCTTTTCCGAGGCCTTCCCCGACATACCTTCGGACTAGTGCAGAGCAAACTCTTCCCCTTCTACTTCCACATCTCCATGGGCTGTGCCTTCATCAACCTCTGCATCTTGGCTTCACAGCATGCCTGGGCTCAGCTCACATTCTGGGAGGCCAGCCAG CTTTACCTGCTGTTCCTGAGCCTTATGCTGGCCACTGTCAACGCCCGCTGGCTGGAACCCCGCACCACAGCTGCCATGTGGGCCCTGCAAACCGTGGAGAAGGAGCGAGGCCTGGGTGGGGAGGTACCAGGCAGCCACCAGGGTCCCGATCCCTACCGCCAGCTGCGAGAGAAGGACCCCAAGTACAGTGCTCTCCGCCAGAATTTCTTCCGCTACCATGGGCTGTCCTCTCTTTGCAATCTGGGCTGCGTCCTGGGCAATGGGCTCTGTCTCGCCGGCCTTGCCCTGGAAATAAGGAGCCTCTAG